In Deltaproteobacteria bacterium, the DNA window GGGGACCGCGTGCAGGGCTGCCTCGACCGCGCGCGCCGCGCCCTCGTCGCTGGTGATGTCGCCCGAGACGCCATCGGCCCGGCCGCCCGCGGCGCGGATCTCGGCGACCACGCGCTCCGGCTCGTCCGGGCGAAAGCCGTGCACGAGCACGTGCGCGCCCTCGCGCGCGAGCACCTTCGCGATGCCCTCGCCGGTGCCGCGGTAGCTGCCCGAGACGAACGCGATCCTTCCCGCGAGCTCCAGATCCATCAGCTCCTCCTGCGGCGCAGCAACGAGACCAGCGCGAGCGCGGCGAACGCCGCACCCGCAGCGAACGGCGCGCTCGCACCGTACGCGTCCCAGAGCCAGCCGGCGAACGGGCTCGCGGCGAGAATCGTCACGCCGGTCACGAGGTGGAAGACGCCGAAGGCCGTGCCGTGAAGCTCGGGCGGCGCGCTGTCCGCGACGAGCGCCGCGAGCAGGCCCTGCGACAACCCGAGGTGGAGGCCGAAGAGGGCGACGCCGAGCGCGGCTCCGACGAGGCCGGCCGAGAACGCGAGCACGAGCTCGCTCGCGACCAGAACCGCGCAGGCCAGCGCGAGGAGCCGCGTGCGGTCGATTCGGTCCGAGAGCGCGCCCGCCGGGTACGCCGAGAGCATGTACACGGCGTTCATCAGCACCAGCACGAGCGGGCCGAGCGTCGCGCGAAGCCCGACGGAGCCTGCGCGCAGGATCAAGAACGCCTCGCCGAAGCGCGCGAGCGCGAGCAGCGCGGTGATTCCGAGCACGCGCAGATACGGCGCGCCGAGTCTGCGCAGGCTCGCCAGCTCGAGCGGCGCTCGGCGCTCGGCCGCGGCTCGCGTCTGGTCCGGCTCGGAGACGCCGAACGCGAGCAGCGCAACCGCGATGAAGGCCGGCGCGACCGCGATCCAGAACACGGCGCGGAAGTCGTCGTGCAGCAGCGCCATGCACGCGACCGCGAGAAGCGGCCCCGCGAACGCGCCGACCGTGTCGAGCGCCTGGCGAAGCCCGAAGCTCGCGCCGCGAAGCTCTCCCGGCGCGAGCTCGGCGATCAGCGCGTCGCGCGGCGCGCCGCGGATCCCCTTGCCGACGCGGTCCACGAAGCGCGCCGCGATGACCCAGGAAAGTGTCGGGGCGAGCGGGAAGATCGGCTTGGAGAGCGCCGCGAGACCGTACCCCGCGAGCGCAAGCGGCTTGCGCCGGCCGATCCAGTCGGAGAAGGCGCCGGAGAAGAGCTTGGTGATCGAGGCGGTCGCCTCCGCGATGCCGTCGATCCAGCCGACGGCCAGCAGGCTCGCGCCAAGCGTCCCCACCAGGTAGAGCGGCAGCAGCCCGTGGATCATCTCGGACGAGACATCCATGAACAGGCTCACCCCCCCGAGCGCCCAGATGCTCGCGGGGATGCGTTTGCGGGAGTTGCCGCCTGCGGGGCCCACGGTCCACACTGTGCCATGCGACTCAGACAGATTGCGCTCGTCGCGCGCGACCTCGAGCCGGTTCTGGCGGATCTGTGCGAGGTGCTCGGCGCGGAGGAGTGCTTCCGCGACCCCGGGGTGGCCGAGTTCGGGCTGCACAACGCGTTGCTCGCGATCGGCACGAGCTTCCTCGAAGTCGTCTCGCCGGTGCGCGAGGGCACGACGGCCGGGCGGTTGCTCGAGCGCCGCGGCGGCGACGGCGGCTACATGGTGATCGTGCAGACCGACGACCTCGCGGCCGACCGCAAGCGGATCGACGAGCTCGGCATTCGCGTCGTCTGGCAGGTGAAGCTCTCCGACGCGGCGACGATGCACCTGCACCCGCGCGACGTCGGCGCGGCGATCCTCTCCTTCGACCAGATGACCCCGCCCGAGTCGTGGCGCTGGGCGGGCCCCGATTGGCAGAAGCACGTGCGCGCCGACGGCGCGCGCGCGATCGCGGGTGCGGAGCTGCAGAGCCCGGATCCCGCGGCGCTGGCGACGCGCTGGGGGCAGATCTTCGCTCGCAAGCCGGTCGGCCGGAGCGATGGAAGCCTCGAGATCCCCCTCGACGCCGGAACGCTGCGCTTCGTGCGCGCCAGCGACGGGCGCGGCGAGGGCGTCGGCGGCGTCGACATCGCGGTTCCCGATCCGGTCGCCGCGCTCGCGCGCGCGAAGGCGCGCGGCTTGCGGGTCTCCGGTGACACCGCCGAGATCTGCGGAACGCGGATCCGGCTGGTCGCCGGTCGCTAGCCGCGCGTGAGTGCGCTCGAGGCCGCGCTCGCACGGGCGCCCCGTGTCGCGCTCGGCCATCTGCCGACACCGCTCGAGCCGCTCGACGGCTTGAGTCGCGCGCTCGGACCCGGCCCGCGAGTCTTCGCGAAGCGCGACGACTGCACCGGGCTCGCGCTCGGCGGGAACAAGGTGCGCAAGCTCGAGTTCCTGCTCGGCGAGGCGATCGCGGCCGGCGCAGACACCGTGATCACGACCGGCGGCGTTCAGTCCAACCACGCGCGTCAGACCGCGGCCGCCGCCGCGAAGCTCGGCCTGCGCTGCGAGCTCGTGCTGCCGCGGATGGTCGCTGGCCGCGACCCTGCCTACGAGACGAGCGGGAACCGGCTGCTCGACGTCTGGCTCGGCGCGCGCGTGCAGATCGTCGATCGGCCTGCCGACGTGATCGGCGCGGTGCAAGAGATCCAGGCCGCAGCCGTAGCGCGCGGCGGAAAAGCCGTCTTCATCCCCGCCGGCGGCTCGACTCCGACCGGCTGTCTCGGCTACGCGGCCGCCGCGCTCGAGCTCGCCGCGCAGCTCGACCGCGAGCGGCTGCGCGTCGACGCGATCGTGCTCGCGGTCTCGACCGGCGGAACGCTCGCGGGGCTGCTCGTCGGGCTCGAGGCGCTGGGCCTGGCGATCCCCGTGATCGGGGTCGGCGTCTACGCGCCGGCCGCGCAGGTTCG includes these proteins:
- a CDS encoding MFS transporter, which translates into the protein MDVSSEMIHGLLPLYLVGTLGASLLAVGWIDGIAEATASITKLFSGAFSDWIGRRKPLALAGYGLAALSKPIFPLAPTLSWVIAARFVDRVGKGIRGAPRDALIAELAPGELRGASFGLRQALDTVGAFAGPLLAVACMALLHDDFRAVFWIAVAPAFIAVALLAFGVSEPDQTRAAAERRAPLELASLRRLGAPYLRVLGITALLALARFGEAFLILRAGSVGLRATLGPLVLVLMNAVYMLSAYPAGALSDRIDRTRLLALACAVLVASELVLAFSAGLVGAALGVALFGLHLGLSQGLLAALVADSAPPELHGTAFGVFHLVTGVTILAASPFAGWLWDAYGASAPFAAGAAFAALALVSLLRRRRS
- a CDS encoding D-cysteine desulfhydrase family protein gives rise to the protein MSALEAALARAPRVALGHLPTPLEPLDGLSRALGPGPRVFAKRDDCTGLALGGNKVRKLEFLLGEAIAAGADTVITTGGVQSNHARQTAAAAAKLGLRCELVLPRMVAGRDPAYETSGNRLLDVWLGARVQIVDRPADVIGAVQEIQAAAVARGGKAVFIPAGGSTPTGCLGYAAAALELAAQLDRERLRVDAIVLAVSTGGTLAGLLVGLEALGLAIPVIGVGVYAPAAQVRPAVRDLAEKTRGFLGGAALPDARIDLRDDWLGPGYGLPTEALREALAVTAGSDGLLLDPVYTGKAMAGLIALRRGGGLPGSNVLFWHTGGAPGLFAYPELAPAGDASHSPDPGPAR